In one window of Onychomys torridus chromosome 5, mOncTor1.1, whole genome shotgun sequence DNA:
- the Cc2d1a gene encoding coiled-coil and C2 domain-containing protein 1A yields the protein MHKRNGPPAPPGRGAVTARQLGLLVDFSPDGLMIPEDGVNDEELEAEFLALVGNQPQALEKLKGKGPLPMEAIEKMARLCMRDVDEDEEGADEDDVEADEDLLAELNEVLGEEQKVAEPLMSVAQPKPSGSNPGVEAILQERLALYQSAVESARQAGDSAKMRRYDRGLKTLESLLASSRKGNIINEADIPPLVTLGKVPAAGHSHTHATPHLSPVNLPAPESSVTLETPSAITQTSAKPQLPPGPCTSLVQLQSLQHEYKLAALHAKHQGDTAVATRHLRVAKSFDPVLEALSRGELVDLSRLPPPPDQLSPEPPLPAAQPLTPASAPIRPEVPQAPRSLLEALEQRMERYHVAAAQAKAKGDQRKARMHERIVKQYQDAIRAHKAGRAVDVMELPVPPGFPQIQGLENAESTQQSLVGVLETAMKLANHDEGSEEEEEEAPKKQNTPAAPTTQMKSSPSKAPSSGPAGKAAPKGTSTRAQQQLAFLEGRKKQLLQAALRAKQKNDVEGAKMHLRQAKGLEPMLEASRNGLPVDIAKVPPAPVNKDDFVLVQRPGPGLSQEAVRRYGELTKLLRQQHEMCLNHAAQFTHLGNITETIKFEKLAEDCKRSMDTLKQAFARGLPTPAARFEQRTFNVIKIFPDLSNNDMLLFIVKGINLPTPTGLSPSDLDAFVRFDFPYPNVEEAQKDKTSVIKSTDSPEFKEQFKLCINRGHRGFRRAIQTKGIKFEVVHKGGLFKTDRVLGTAQLKLDVLETACEVHEILEVLDGRRPTGGRLEVMVRIREPLTAQQLETTTERWLVIDHLPAAVPTVTGPKAKVSPIAASWREPGNNRSARPLHSLSVLAFDQERLERKILALRQARRPVPPEVAQQYQDVVQRSQWQRAQLEQGGTGIRREYATHLERQLHFYTEAARRLGYDGSREAAKEALYRRNLVENELQRLRR from the exons ATGCACAAGAGGAATGGACCCCCGGCTCCTCCCGGCCGAGGCGCTGTCACCGCCCGCCAG CTCGGTCTGCTGGTTGATTTCTCCCCGGATGGCCTGATGATCCCTGAGGATGGGGTAAATGATGAGGAACTGGAGGCTGAGTTCTTGGCTTTGGTGGGGAACCAGCCCCAGGCCCTGGAGAAACTCAAAGGCAAAG GTCCCCTGCCAATGGAGGCCATTGAGAAGATGGCCCGGCTCTGCATGAGAGAtgtggatgaggatgaggagggggCCGATGAGGATGATGTGGAGGCCGATGAGGACCTGCTG gcagAGCTAAATGAGGTTCTTGGGGAGGAACAGAAGGTTGCAGAGCCCctgatgtctgtggcccag CCAAAGCCTTCGGGTTCCAACCCAGGAGTAGAGGCCATATTGCAGGAGAGGCTAGCCCTCTACCAGTCTGCAGTGGAGAGCGCCAGGCAAGCTGGGGACAGTGCCAAGATGCGACGCTATGATCGGGGGCTCAAG ACACTGGAAAGCCTGCTGGCCTCTTCCAGGAAGGGCAATATCATCAATGAGGCAGACATCCCACCACTCGTCACGCTGGGGAAGGTACCAGCAGCTGGGCACAGCCACACCCATGCTACTCCCCACCTGTCTCCTGTGAACCTGCCAGCCCCAGAGTCCAGTGTCACCTTGGAGACCCCATCTGCCATCACACAAACCTCTGCCAAGCCCCAGCTGCCTCCAG GTCCCTGCACCTCCCTGGTCCAGTTGCAGAGCCTCCAGCATGAGTACAAACTGGCTGCCCTCCATGCCAAGCATCAGGGCGACACTGCTGTGGCCACCAGACACCTGAGAGTGGCCAAG AGTTTTGACCCTGTCTTGGAGGCCTTGAGTCGTGGGGAACTGGTGGACCTTTCCCGCCTGCCCCCCCCACCTG ACCAGCTGTCCCCCGAGCCCCCTCTGCCAGCAGCACAACCTTTGACCCCTGCCTCAGCACCCATCAGGCCAG AGGTTCCCCAAGCCCCGAGGAGCCTCCTGGAGGCGCTGGAGCAGCGAATGGAGCGGTACCATGTGGCTGCAGCCCAGGCCAAGGCCAAGGGTGACCAGCGGAAGGCACGCATGCACGAGCGCATTGTCAAG CAATACCAAGACGCCATTCGAGCCCACAAGGCAGGCCGAGCTGTGGATGTGATGGAGCTGCCAGTACCCCCAG GCTTCCCCCAAATTCAGGGCTTGGAGAATGCAGAGTCTACCCAGCAGAGTCTGGTGGGGGTCCTGGAAACTGCCATGAAGCTTGCTAACCACGATGAAGgctcagaggaggaagaggaggaagctcCTAAAAAG CAAAACACTCCTGCTGCCCCTACAACCCAGATGAAGTCCTCACCCTCCAAGGCGCCCTCATCGGGACCAGCAGGCAAAGCAGCCCCCAAGGGCACATCCACCAGGG CCCAGCAGCAGCTGGCCTTTCTGGAGGGCCGCAAGAAGCAGCTTCTGCAGGCCGCACTGCGCGCCAAGCAAAAGAACGATGTCGAGGGCGCCAAGATGCACCTGCGCCAGGCCAAAGGGCTGGAGCCCATGCTGGAGGCCTCTCGCAATGGGCTGCCTGTGGACATCGCCAAG GTGCCACCCGCCCCCGTCAACAAGGACGATTTTGTACTGGTGCAACGGCCTGGCCCAGGACTGTCTCAGGAGGCTGTGCGGCGCTATGGGGAGCTCACCAAACTCCTGAGACAGCAACATGAA ATGTGTCTGAACCACGCTGCACAGTTCACCCACCTGGGCAACATTACTGAAACTATCAA GTTCGAGAAGCTGGCAGAAGACTGTAAGCGGAGCATGGACACCCTAAAGCAAGCCTTTGCCCGTGGTCTCCCCACACCTGCTGCCCGCTTTGAGCAAAGGACCTTCAATGTCATCAA GATCTTTCCGGACTTGAGCAACAACGACATGCTCCTGTTTATCGTGAAGGGGATCAACTTGCCTACACCCACAG GGCTGTCCCCCAGTGACCTGGATGCCTTCGTCCGGTTTGACTTCCCTTATCCCAATGTG GAAGAAGCTCAGAAAGACAAGACCAGTGTGATCAAAAGTACAGACTCCCCTG AATTCAAGGAGCAGTTCAAACTCTGCATCAACCGTGGCCACCGTGGCTTCCGAAGGGCCATCCAAACCAAGGGCATCAAGTTCGAAGTGGTCCACAAGGG GGGGCTGTTCAAGACTGACAGGGTACTGGGCACAGCCCAGCTGAAGCTGGATGTGTTGGAGACAGCTTGCGAAGTCCATGAGATCCTGGAG GTTTTGGATGGTCGCCGGCCCACTGGGGGGCGGCTTGAAGTGATGGTCCGGATCCGGGAACCATTGACAGCCCAGCAGTTGGAGACTACAACAGAGAGGTGGCTGGTCATTGATCACCTCCCAGCAGCTGTGCCCACA GTCACTGGGCCCAAAGCAAAGGTGTCTCCCATAGCTGCCTCTTGGAGGGAACCAGGGAACAACAG ATCAGCCCGGCCCCTGCATAGCCTCAGTGTGCTGGCCTTTGACCAAGAGCGGCTAGAAAGGAAG ATCCTGGCCTTGAGGCAGGCACGCCGGCCTGTGCCTCCAGAAGTGGCCCAGCAGTACCAGGACGTAGTTCAACGTAGCCAGTGGCAGAGGGCACAGCTGGAGCAGGGGGGCACTGGCATCCGAAGGG AGTATGCAACCCATCTGGAGCGCCAGCTGCATTTCTACACAGAGGCTGCCCGGCGCCTGGGCTATGACGGAAGCAGG GAAGCTGCGAAGGAGGCATTGTACCGGCGAAATCTGGTGGAGAACGAG CTGCAGCGACTCCGCAGGTGA
- the Podnl1 gene encoding podocan-like protein 1, with translation MLDRSLRRDTTGLIMRFQELLLLLMLRWTAAHVEDPAFPHLGNSSQPLLRACPWPCSCPREDTVDCAGLGLRVFPDNITRTTRHLSLQNNRLQELPYNELSRLRGLRTLDLHNNHISSEGLPDEAFESLTQLEHFYVAHNKLSVAPQFLPRSLRVADLAANEVAEIFPLTFGEKPELRSVYLHNNRLSNSGLPPDTFHGSEAITILSLSSNELSYLPPSLPASLERLHLQNNLISRVPRGALSRQTQLRELYLQHNRLADSGLDATTFSKLSSLEYLDLSHNQLATVPEGLPGTLTILHLGRNCIRQVEAVRLHRAKGLRYLLLQHNELGASALPAGTLRPLQALHTLHLYGNRLERVPPALPRHLKALVMPHNHVAVLGARDLVSARALAELNLAYNRLTSVRLHPGAFRRLRSLRNLDLAGNQLSRLPEGLPASLCSLRLQRNQLRALEPEPLAGLNKLQELSLAHNRLRVGDIGPGTWHALRALQVLDLSHNELSFVPPDLPEALEELHLQANRISHVGPEAFLSTPHLRALFLRANRLHRTSIAAEAFLGLTHLLVVDTAENPEQVLVRLPPKGRGP, from the exons ATGTTGGACCGGAGCTTGAGAAGAGACACCACGGGACTGATTATG AGGTTTCaagagctgctgctgctcctgatgCTGAGGTGGACAGCAGCACACGTGGAGGACCCTGCTTTCCCACACTTGGGTAACAGCTCACAGCCCCTGCTGAGGGCCTGTCCTTGGCCCTGTTCCTGTCCACGAGAGGACACAGTGGACTGTGCTGGCCTGGGCCTGAGGGTATTCCCAGACAATATCACCAGGACTACTAGGCACCTTTCCTTGCAG AACAACCGGCTGCAAGAGCTCCCCTACAACGAGCTCTCTCGCCTCCGTGGCTTGCGCACCCTGGACCTGCACAACAACCACATCTCCTCAGAGG GCCTGCCTGATGAGGCCTTTGAGTCCCTCACCCAGCTGGAGCACTTCTATGTGGCCCACAACAAG CTCTCCGTTGCACCCCAGTTCCTGCCCCGCTCCCTGCGTGTCGCCGACCTGGCTGCCAATGAAGTGGCAGAAATCTTTCCTCTCACCTTTGGAGAGAAGCCTGAACTCCG GTCTGTGTACCTCCACAACAACCGACTGAGCAACTCTGGTTTGCCACCTGACACCTTCCATGGTTCAGAGGCCATTACCATCCTCAGTCTCTCCAGCAATGAGCTCAGCTACCTACCACCCAGCCTGCCAGCCTCCCTGGAGCGGCTTCACCTGCAG aaCAATCTCATCTCCAGGGTGCCCAGAGGAGCGCTGAGCCGGCAGACTCAGCTCCGTGAGCTGTACCTGCAGCACAATCGGTTGGCAGATAGTGGCCTGGATGCAACTACCTTCAG CAAACTAAGCAGCCTTGAGTACCTGGACCTGTCCCACAACCAGCTGGCCACAGTGCCTGAGGGTCTCCCTGGAACCCTGACCATACTGCACCTGGGTCGCAACTGCATCCGGCAGGTGGAAGCGGTGAGGCTGCACAGAGCGAAGGGTCTGCGCTACCTGTTGCTGCAGCACAATGAGCTGGGGGCCTCGGCGCTGCCCGCGGGGACGCTGAGGCCTCTGCAGGCCCTGCATACGCTGCACCTCTACGGCAACAGGCTGGAGCGCGTGCCCCCAGCATTGCCGCGCCACCTGAAGGCCCTGGTGATGCCTCACAACCACGTGGCCGTGCTAGGTGCACGGGATCTGGTTTCCGCCCGAGCCCTGGCGGAGCTCAACCTGGCCTACAACCGCCTGACTAGCGTGCGCCTGCATCCTGGCGCCTTCCGCCGCCTGCGCTCCCTGCGCAACTTGGACCTGGCCGGCAACCAGCTGAGCCGGCTGCCGGAGGGCCTGCCCGCCAGTCTGTGCTCCTTGAGACTGCAGCGTAACCAACTGCGGGCCCTGGAGCCGGAGCCGCTGGCCGGCCTGAATAAACTGCAGGAGCTGAGCCTGGCGCACAACCGGCTCCGCGTGGGCGACATCGGGCCTGGCACCTGGCACGCGTTGCGGGCACTGCAG GTGCTGGATCTGAGCCACAACGAGCTATCCTTTGTGCCCCCTGACCTGCCTGAGGCCCTGGAGGAGCTGCACCTGCAGGCTAACCGTATCAGCCACGTGGGCCCAGAGGCCTTCCTCAGCACACCCCACCTTCGTGCTCTCTTTCTGAG GGCCAACAGGCTTCATAGGACAAGCATCGCGGCTGAGGCCTTCCTGGGGCTTACACACCTACTTGTGGTAGACACCGCAGAAAACccagaacaggtcctggtccggCTGCCACCCAAGGGCCGGGGGCCCTGA